The following proteins are co-located in the Micromonospora viridifaciens genome:
- a CDS encoding ABC transporter ATP-binding protein has product MSAVIEISGLRKTFHSLRQGRRVAVDGFDLLVEAGQVHGFLGPNGSGKTTTLRALLGLVRADGGRMRVLGADSPERLPEVAGRVGAIVESPQFFGNFTARRTLRLLAVAGGVPTSRVDEVLEQVGLLDRSEERVKGYSLGMKQRLAVASALLKQPELLILDEPANGLDPAGIREMRDLMRSLSEAGVTVLLSSHILAEIQLICDHVTIISRGRRVTHGRVDEVLAGFDQHEWQVRVAEPERAVELLGRAGLSVTAHPDHLVVAGVDDPELISRTLGEQGLWVRELIPLRPDLESVFLELTGTTPHPMVPRQLDGPAAGPDDVVIDLDARENREVDA; this is encoded by the coding sequence ATGAGCGCGGTCATCGAGATCTCCGGTCTCCGTAAGACGTTTCACAGCCTGCGCCAGGGGCGCCGCGTCGCCGTGGACGGCTTCGACCTGCTGGTCGAGGCCGGGCAGGTCCACGGCTTCCTCGGGCCGAACGGCTCGGGCAAGACGACCACGCTGCGTGCCCTGCTCGGGTTGGTGCGGGCCGATGGCGGCCGGATGAGGGTGCTCGGGGCCGACTCGCCCGAGCGGCTGCCGGAGGTGGCGGGCCGGGTCGGCGCGATCGTGGAGAGCCCGCAGTTCTTCGGCAACTTCACCGCCCGGCGCACGCTGCGGCTGCTGGCCGTGGCCGGAGGTGTGCCCACGAGCCGGGTCGACGAGGTGCTGGAGCAGGTCGGCCTGCTGGACCGCAGCGAGGAGCGGGTGAAGGGCTACTCGCTGGGCATGAAGCAGCGGCTGGCGGTGGCGTCGGCGCTGTTGAAGCAGCCGGAGCTGCTGATCCTCGACGAGCCGGCGAACGGCCTGGACCCGGCCGGCATCCGGGAGATGCGGGACCTGATGCGGTCGCTGTCCGAGGCCGGGGTGACGGTGCTGCTCTCCAGCCACATCCTGGCCGAGATCCAGCTCATCTGCGACCACGTGACGATCATCAGCCGGGGCCGGCGGGTGACGCACGGCCGGGTGGACGAGGTGCTGGCCGGCTTCGACCAGCACGAGTGGCAGGTCCGGGTGGCCGAGCCGGAGCGGGCCGTGGAGCTGCTCGGACGGGCCGGCCTGTCGGTCACCGCCCACCCCGACCACCTGGTGGTCGCCGGGGTGGACGACCCGGAGCTGATCAGCCGCACGCTGGGCGAGCAGGGCCTCTGGGTACGCGAGCTGATCCCGCTCCGCCCGGACCTGGAGAGCGTCTTCCTGGAGCTGACCGGCACCACCCCGCACCCGATGGTGCCCCGCCAGCTCGACGGGCCGGCGGCCGGCCCGGACGACGTGGTGATCGACCTCGACGCGCGCGAGAACCGGGAGGTGGACGCGTGA
- a CDS encoding ABC transporter permease subunit encodes MNLVRAELERLTARRFVQLMVVLLLVAFAVTAATTLAGSHRPTAAELSQARAQAAAQVRELEMAHDRCLQIKAGQLAPTEHDYIPADCAEVDPGRQERLPIASDYLEGVFTFAAEARPLLYFLITFLVLFGFLVGASYIGADLNSGGVVNLLLWRPRRWAVLGAKLGALLGALLVLSAVASAAYLGTFWLIGQTAGHPGHLDGAFWGSLGAMYGRGLVLVLLAGAVGFAIATLGRHTAAALGTVAAYLVVWELGARLVLHILDAARPDQWMLSSYLAAWLNGEVRFWDRRACGGEFSGFCDPIYTLSWGSGLTVLLGLAVLLVGGAFAAFRRRDLI; translated from the coding sequence GTGAACCTGGTCCGAGCCGAGCTGGAGCGGCTGACCGCCCGCCGCTTCGTGCAACTGATGGTGGTGCTGCTGCTGGTCGCCTTCGCGGTGACCGCGGCGACCACGCTGGCCGGGTCGCACCGGCCGACCGCGGCCGAGCTGAGCCAGGCCCGGGCGCAGGCCGCCGCGCAGGTACGCGAGCTGGAGATGGCGCACGACCGCTGCCTCCAGATCAAGGCGGGGCAGCTGGCGCCGACCGAGCACGACTACATCCCGGCGGACTGCGCCGAGGTGGACCCGGGCCGACAGGAGCGGCTGCCCATCGCGTCGGACTACCTCGAAGGCGTGTTCACCTTCGCCGCCGAGGCCCGGCCGCTGCTCTACTTCCTCATCACGTTCCTGGTGCTCTTCGGGTTCCTGGTCGGCGCCTCCTACATCGGCGCCGATCTGAACTCGGGCGGGGTGGTCAACCTGCTGCTGTGGCGGCCTCGCCGCTGGGCGGTGCTCGGCGCCAAGCTGGGTGCGCTGCTCGGCGCGCTGCTGGTGCTCTCCGCGGTGGCCTCGGCCGCGTACCTGGGGACGTTCTGGTTGATCGGTCAGACGGCGGGGCACCCCGGGCACCTGGACGGGGCGTTCTGGGGTTCGCTGGGCGCCATGTACGGGCGGGGACTGGTGCTGGTGCTGCTCGCCGGGGCGGTCGGCTTCGCCATCGCCACGCTGGGCCGGCACACCGCGGCGGCGCTGGGCACGGTCGCCGCGTACCTGGTGGTGTGGGAGCTGGGCGCTCGGCTGGTGCTGCACATCCTCGACGCCGCCCGGCCGGACCAGTGGATGCTGTCCAGCTATCTGGCCGCCTGGCTCAACGGCGAGGTCCGCTTCTGGGACAGGCGCGCCTGCGGGGGCGAGTTCAGCGGTTTCTGCGACCCCATCTACACGCTGAGCTGGGGGTCGGGGCTGACGGTGCTGCTCGGATTGGCGGTCCTGCTGGTCGGTGGGGCGTTCGCCGCGTTCCGCCGCCGCGACCTGATCTGA